A region of Salvelinus alpinus chromosome 6, SLU_Salpinus.1, whole genome shotgun sequence DNA encodes the following proteins:
- the LOC139577961 gene encoding stonustoxin subunit beta-like, which produces VLTPLIGLCSALLPDSCQLTLDPNTAHTLLSLSKGNRKVKRTDQVQPYPIHPDRFTNWYQVLCREGLSGRCYWEVEWTGVVNTAVSYKNINRKGKGNDGVFGFNNKSWSLRCSSDGYCFRHNNVVTKVSGPQSSRVGVYLDHKAGTLSFYSVSDTMTLLHRVQTTFTQPLYPGFRINGTAELVKL; this is translated from the coding sequence GTTCTGACTCCCCTCAttggtctctgctctgctcttctcccagattcctgtcagctcacactggacccaaacacagcacacacactcctctctctgtctaaagGGAACAGAAAGGTGAAACGTACAGACCAAGTCCAACCATATCCTATCCATCCAGACAGATTCACCAACTGGTACCAGGttctgtgtagagagggtctgtctggacgctgttactgggaggtggaGTGGACTGGTGTTGTTAATACAGCAGTCTCATATAAAAACATCAACAGAAAAGGGAAAGGTAATGATGGTGTATTTGGATTCAATAACAAGTCCTGGAGTTTAAGGTGCTCTAGTGATGGTTATTGTTTCAGACACAATAATGTTGTGACTAAAGTCTCAGGCCCTCAGTCCTCCAGAGTAGGAGTGTACCTGGATCACAAGGCAGgtactctgtccttctacagtgTCTCTGACACAATGACCCTCCTCCACAGAGTCCAGACCACATTCACTCAGCCCCTCTATCCTGGGTTTAGGATAAATGGTactgctgagctggttaaactgtag